One genomic region from Cygnus atratus isolate AKBS03 ecotype Queensland, Australia chromosome 18, CAtr_DNAZoo_HiC_assembly, whole genome shotgun sequence encodes:
- the COPRS gene encoding coordinator of PRMT5 and differentiation stimulator codes for MAASLECTNFEEEQLPDKRETMNWKPRKVKPIILGQTKADECLRKNISRVLDSDSEESEFSDIFPYEDDVSRSPVGYHYVQPDLEDLDGEISNMLENVTSPEQQTALVYEVEDWDKELEDSESNPYDAGDLYCGSFQENNLLVSYSLQEESLYNPCCHHAASLAFTLPVRVTEIGQFDDADE; via the exons ATGGCTGCCTCCCTTGAATGCACAAACTTTGAGGAGGAGCAACTTCCTGACAAGAGGGAAACTATGAACTGGAAGCCCAGAAAAGTTAAGCCTATAATACTAGGGCAAACCAAAGCAGATG AATGTTTGCGGAAGAATATTTCACGTGTTCTTGACAGTGACTCTGAAGAAAGTGAATTCTCTGATATCTTTCCCTATGAAGATGATGTCAGTCGATCTCCTGTTGGCTATCATTATGTACAGCCTGACCTAGAAGACCTGGATGGTGAAATCTCGAATATGCTTGAGAACGTTACTTCTCCTGAGCAGCAAACTGCTTTGGTGTATGAGGTGGAGGACTGGGATAAAGAATTGGAGGACTCTGAAAGTAATCCTTATG ATGCTGGTGATCTCTACTGCGGaagctttcaggaaaataatcttttggTCTCATACTCCTTGCAAGAGGAATCATTGTACAACCCATGTTGTCACCATGCGGCTAGTCTTGCTTTTACACTGCCAGTTAGAGTGACTGAGATTGGCCAGTTTGATGATGCTGATGAATGA
- the UTP6 gene encoding U3 small nucleolar RNA-associated protein 6 homolog, with protein sequence MAERIEQRLEDRIPELEQLERVGLFTPKEIRAVLRKASALEYKIQRRALRKEDFVNYIQYEINLLELIKRRRARIGYSFKKEEIESSIVHRVHSLFKRATGKWKEDVQLWLSHVAFCKQWNAKHQLSKVFSTMLAIHSNKPALWIMAAKWEMETRLSSESARHLFLRALRFHPECPKLYQEYFRMELMNAEKQRKEKKEFEQAKMDLGEFSYSEEILNGELARIIYRDAAQKIKGVEFHLAVLSIAKLFDFTQDLQKEILESLQTEYADDPLTWDYMARRELDLGSLKSTEPTTKQMKVSEITQREERCCAVFEEAVTAVPTEDMWKCYITFCLERCNRKTNSEELKQKRLERTLSVFSKAHESSLLLESLYKQWLQLLLESNLSEKATEVAEAATKRFSLSAEMWQMRLQVLIQLKNDNVTQCFQEAFKHLKSKGTLPLWALWVEWSEGTNSKQDTEALYQRSLHATAPAESVTMKEKYLDWAYRNGGYKKVKRVFTSLHENRPLSLDFFRKMIQIEKEQESCKMLHLREYYERALREFGSTESDLWLDYIKEELSHPQGKPENCGSIHWRAVKMLQGDQVEDFISKYTLLQTGHL encoded by the exons ATGGCGGAGCGCATCGAGCAGCGGCTGGAGGACCGCATCCCGGAGCTAGAGCAGCTGGAGCGGGTCGGCCTCTTCACGCCCAAGGAGATCAG GGCTGTCCTCAGGAAGGCCTCGGCTCTGGAATACAAGATCCAGCGGAGAGCTCTTCGGAAGGAGGATTTTGTCAATTATATTCAG TATGAAATTAACCTGCTGGAACTGATCAAGAGAAGAAGAGCA cGCATTGGATATTCatttaagaaggaagaaattgaaAGCTCTATTGTGCATAGGGTCCATAGCCTCTTCAAACGTGccacaggaaaatggaaa GAAGATGTTCAGCTTTGGCTGTCACATGTTGCATTTTGCAAGCAGTGG aatgcaaAACATCAGCTTAGCAAGGTGTTTTCTACTATGTTGGCCATTCATTCCAATAAACCAG CACTGTGGATTATGGCAGCAAAATGGGAAATGGAGACACGACTCTCATCAGAAAGTGCTAGGCACTTGTTCCTTCGTGCTTTGCGCTTCCATCCAGAGTGTCCAAAACTTTATCAAGAG TATTTCAGAATGGAGCTGAtgaatgctgaaaaacagaggaaggaaaagaaagaatttgaacAAGCAAAGATGGACTTG GGGGAATTCAGTTATTCTGAAGAGATTCTTAATGGGGAGCTGGCTCGCATAATCTACAGGGATGCTGCTCAGAAAATTAAAG GTGTTGAGTTCCATCTGGCTGTGCTTTCTATTGCAAAGCTTTTTGATTTTACCCAAgatttgcaaaaagaaattcttgaaag TTTGCAGACTGAATACGCCGATGATCCTCTTACGTGGGACTACATGGCCCGTCGAGAGCTGGATCTGGGGTCCCTGAAGTCCACAGAACCCActacaaaacagatgaaagtaTCCGAAATCACACAGAGGGAGGAACGGTGCTGTGCAGTCTTTGAAGAGGCTGTGACAGCTGTCCCCACAG AGGACATGTGGAAATGCTACATCACTTTTTGCTTAGAGAGATGTAACAGGAAAACCAACAGTGAAGAATTAAAGCAAAAG AGACTGGAGAGGACACTAAGTGTGTTCAGCAAAGCGCATGAGTCCAGTTTGCTGCTAGAATCTCTCTATAAGCAGTGG cttcaaCTATTACTGGAGTCCAACCTTTCTGAGAAGGCTACAGAGGTGGCAGAAGCCGCAACTAAGCGCTTCAGCCTGTCAGCAGAAATGTGGCAGATGAGGCTGCAGGTGTTGATCCAACTGAAGAATGACAATGTGACCCAGTGTTTTCAAGAAGCCTTTAAGCACTTGAAATCTAAG GGCACTTTGCCGTTATGGGCCCTCTGGGTGGAATGGAGTGAAGGCACAAATAGCAAGCAAGACACAGAAGCTCTCTACCAG AGATCCTTGCAtgccacagctcctgctgaaTCTGTgactatgaaagaaaaatatctcgACTGGGCTTATAGGAATGGTGGTtataagaaagtaaaaagagTCTTTACCAG CCTACATGAAAATCGTCCACTTTCACTTGACTTCTTCAGGAAGATGATTCAAATCGAAAAGGAGCAA GAATCCTGCAAAATGCTTCATCTGAGAGAATACTATGAACGTGCCTTGAGAGAGTTTGGTTCAACGGAGTCTG atctCTGGCTGGATTATATCAAAGAGGAACTAAGTCATCCCCAAGGCAAACCAGAAAACTGTGGGAGTATTCACTGGCGAGCTGTGAAGATGTTGCAGGGAGATCAGGTGGAAGACTTCATTTCCAAATACACTTTATTGCAAACTGGACATttatga